One genomic window of Syntrophorhabdus sp. includes the following:
- a CDS encoding GNAT family N-acetyltransferase, translated as MSDKPFRVGPLDHGYDRNGFNSGSEPLDSYFKRQVTQDIRRKVTACFVALSADGRIAGYYTLASASIFLGDLPAEITRRLPRYPSVPAVRMGRLAVDQAFRGQGLGGALLADALTRVVRSEIAAYALVVDAKDEKAADFYRRHGFLETTAKPLTLFLPLATAPVPKR; from the coding sequence ATGAGCGACAAACCGTTTCGGGTTGGTCCCCTCGACCATGGTTATGACCGCAACGGGTTCAACAGCGGCTCCGAACCGCTCGATTCTTACTTCAAAAGACAAGTTACACAGGACATCCGGCGTAAGGTAACGGCATGTTTTGTTGCTCTCTCGGCTGATGGACGCATTGCGGGATACTACACGTTAGCCTCGGCAAGCATATTTCTCGGGGACCTGCCGGCAGAGATCACCAGGAGACTGCCGCGGTATCCCTCTGTTCCCGCGGTGCGGATGGGGCGTCTTGCCGTAGACCAGGCGTTCAGGGGGCAGGGGCTCGGCGGGGCACTGCTGGCCGATGCTCTCACGCGCGTTGTTCGCTCGGAGATCGCAGCCTATGCACTGGTGGTTGACGCCAAGGACGAGAAAGCCGCAGACTTTTACCGGCGCCATGGCTTTCTTGAGACGACGGCCAAACCGTTGACCCTGTTTCTGCCTTTGGCCACGGCACCGGTTCCAAAACGGTGA
- a CDS encoding DUF1778 domain-containing protein encodes MDGDLSSFVITAVQEAAENVIEQAEVIKLSLADQRCFAEALLSPPKASPALEQAFARHRELVTAE; translated from the coding sequence ATTGACGGTGATCTTTCTAGCTTCGTCATCACTGCTGTTCAAGAGGCGGCCGAAAACGTCATAGAGCAAGCGGAGGTCATCAAGCTGTCGCTTGCCGATCAGAGATGCTTTGCGGAAGCGCTGTTGTCGCCGCCCAAGGCGTCGCCTGCTTTGGAGCAGGCTTTTGCCCGTCATCGCGAGCTGGTGACCGCTGAATGA
- a CDS encoding YbfB/YjiJ family MFS transporter gives MHYAWVVALTGLFVVLFAHGLGRMSYSVILPYMKDALSLDYTQVGLIATGNLIGYLLFTTFGGFLATRFGPRKVISISLLVTGAGLFLTGFSDTFSFAFITRLITGMGNGGCFVPMLALPAAWFVARKRGLAMGIVNIGVCLGLVLSGFFVPLCISYFGREGWRYTWYLIGGGTFLCAFFCYNLLRNDPREKGCVMCGADPDSHQNPPQAITLFAAFRRIVSEKEVWKLACVYCMYGFSYIIYLTFYVAYLVKEIGKSPSEAGSMFAIIGFIAIFAGLLWGAFSDKVGRRCACICIYLVLAVAYALPAFFHESFFLYLSAVMFGIAFSVPVLMAAAAGDAVGGQLAPAALGLITLMFGIAQTIGPIIGGRIKDATGTFTYAFMLCTGFAVAGALLSLTLKAE, from the coding sequence ATGCACTATGCTTGGGTCGTAGCCTTAACCGGTCTGTTCGTCGTTCTCTTCGCCCATGGTTTAGGGCGAATGTCCTATTCCGTGATCCTCCCTTATATGAAGGACGCTCTTTCCCTTGACTATACCCAGGTAGGTCTGATCGCAACCGGGAACCTCATAGGCTACCTGCTCTTTACGACCTTTGGTGGTTTTCTGGCAACCCGTTTCGGCCCACGCAAAGTTATCTCGATATCGCTTCTCGTGACCGGCGCAGGCCTCTTTCTCACCGGTTTCTCCGATACGTTCTCTTTTGCTTTTATTACAAGGTTGATCACCGGTATGGGAAATGGAGGTTGTTTTGTGCCTATGTTGGCGCTACCCGCCGCTTGGTTCGTTGCACGCAAACGTGGCCTTGCCATGGGCATAGTAAACATAGGCGTATGCCTTGGACTCGTTCTGAGCGGATTCTTCGTTCCACTGTGCATAAGTTATTTTGGCCGGGAGGGATGGCGTTACACGTGGTACCTTATAGGAGGGGGTACTTTCCTTTGCGCTTTTTTTTGCTACAATCTACTCAGGAACGATCCGCGAGAAAAGGGGTGTGTGATGTGCGGGGCAGACCCGGACTCACATCAAAACCCACCACAGGCGATAACCCTTTTTGCTGCCTTTCGACGGATAGTGAGCGAGAAAGAGGTTTGGAAGCTTGCCTGCGTCTATTGCATGTACGGCTTTTCCTATATCATATATTTGACATTCTACGTGGCCTACCTTGTGAAAGAAATAGGGAAAAGTCCGTCAGAGGCAGGCAGCATGTTCGCGATTATCGGCTTCATTGCTATTTTCGCGGGTCTCCTCTGGGGGGCCTTCTCCGACAAAGTTGGTAGAAGGTGCGCCTGCATCTGCATTTACCTGGTACTTGCCGTTGCCTATGCGCTGCCGGCATTCTTTCATGAATCCTTCTTTCTCTATCTTTCAGCGGTCATGTTTGGCATCGCCTTTTCGGTGCCTGTGCTTATGGCGGCCGCTGCGGGAGACGCGGTTGGGGGACAACTGGCCCCCGCAGCGCTAGGGCTTATTACGCTGATGTTTGGCATAGCCCAGACGATAGGCCCCATCATAGGAGGGAGAATCAAAGATGCCACAGGGACTTTCACCTACGCATTCATGCTCTGCACCGGCTTTGCGGTGGCCGGAGCGTTATTGTCGCTGACATTGAAAGCAGAATAG
- a CDS encoding type II toxin-antitoxin system HicA family toxin encodes MTIIPSLPYDQVIRALQRDGWIVVRQKGSHIRLQKHTSTETLKLTIPAHRPIKRTTLSHILKQARLTIEESDRLL; translated from the coding sequence ATGACCATCATCCCGAGTCTCCCATATGATCAGGTCATCAGGGCGCTTCAGAGAGACGGATGGATCGTTGTCCGGCAAAAGGGCAGCCACATCCGGCTACAGAAGCATACCTCCACGGAAACACTGAAGCTTACCATTCCCGCTCACCGTCCCATCAAGAGAACCACCCTTTCCCATATCTTGAAACAGGCAAGGTTGACCATAGAGGAATCTGATAGACTCCTGTAG
- a CDS encoding type II toxin-antitoxin system HicB family antitoxin, giving the protein MRITIVLQSSDEGGYTAIAPSLPGCISEGDSREEALKNIKEAVELYLESVEDDQIFPENSEIIELAV; this is encoded by the coding sequence ATGAGAATAACGATTGTGCTGCAGTCCAGCGACGAAGGCGGCTACACGGCCATAGCCCCCTCCTTGCCGGGATGCATCAGCGAGGGCGACAGCAGGGAAGAGGCCCTGAAGAACATCAAGGAGGCAGTAGAACTCTATCTGGAATCGGTCGAGGACGATCAGATCTTTCCCGAGAACTCGGAGATCATCGAACTCGCCGTATGA
- a CDS encoding addiction module toxin, HicA family, with the protein MTGPHNLKPERVVKALERAGWTARGQKGSHVKLTMEGNPHILSIPVHKGKPIKQGLLRDQLEKVKTALAPTGGSRREMPQKRRLAGKTEPGRIVRAVASSCKLSEEEILKKSFRGEARQVLMELLYRHGGMNNREIGEMLGVDYSTVSVGRKRLGDRMERDGKLRRRVGELQEELGTEQ; encoded by the coding sequence GTGACGGGTCCGCACAACCTGAAACCGGAGAGGGTTGTCAAGGCGCTGGAACGGGCTGGCTGGACCGCAAGAGGGCAGAAAGGCAGCCACGTAAAACTCACGATGGAGGGAAATCCCCACATCCTCTCCATACCGGTACATAAGGGGAAACCGATCAAGCAGGGACTACTCAGGGACCAGTTGGAGAAGGTAAAGACCGCCCTCGCACCCACGGGAGGGAGCCGCCGGGAGATGCCGCAGAAGAGACGGCTCGCGGGGAAGACGGAACCCGGCAGGATCGTACGCGCCGTGGCCTCCTCATGCAAGCTCAGCGAGGAGGAGATACTGAAGAAGTCCTTCCGCGGTGAGGCCCGCCAGGTCCTCATGGAACTGCTCTACCGCCACGGCGGGATGAACAACCGGGAGATCGGGGAGATGCTCGGTGTCGACTACAGCACCGTGAGCGTCGGCAGGAAGAGGCTTGGCGACAGGATGGAGCGTGACGGAAAACTGCGGCGCCGGGTGGGGGAACTGCAGGAAGAACTGGGAACTGAGCAATAA
- a CDS encoding MerR family transcriptional regulator — MNFNTKAIHKITGLTVRRIDYWDRTHFIKPSVSEASGHGSVRLYSFTDLVQMRVAKTLLDEGISLQKIRKAITYLKKNMPDVKKPLSQLKFVTDGSTLFVITRDEKRIIDVLRKGQLVFSIALGSLIEELKGKVIDMEAERKYEVAVKGRKYSVVLHADTEDGGYWVECPSLPGCSSQGDTVEEALEMIKDAIEGHLEILGEDAKNVRTRARKAR; from the coding sequence CAAGATCACCGGATTGACGGTTCGCCGCATCGATTACTGGGACCGGACGCATTTCATAAAGCCTTCGGTGAGTGAGGCATCGGGACATGGCTCCGTCAGGCTCTATTCCTTCACCGACCTTGTTCAAATGAGGGTTGCGAAGACCCTTCTGGACGAGGGCATAAGCCTTCAGAAGATACGGAAGGCCATCACCTATCTCAAGAAAAACATGCCTGATGTGAAGAAACCCTTGTCGCAGCTGAAATTCGTTACTGACGGCAGCACCCTCTTCGTGATCACACGGGATGAGAAGCGGATCATCGATGTTCTGAGGAAGGGGCAACTCGTGTTCTCCATTGCCCTCGGGAGTCTAATAGAGGAGCTCAAGGGCAAAGTGATCGATATGGAGGCGGAAAGGAAGTATGAAGTGGCGGTGAAGGGGCGAAAGTATTCCGTCGTTCTCCATGCCGACACGGAAGATGGCGGTTACTGGGTAGAATGTCCCTCGCTCCCGGGGTGCTCGTCACAGGGGGATACCGTGGAAGAGGCCCTGGAGATGATAAAGGATGCCATAGAGGGGCACCTTGAGATCCTCGGGGAAGACGCGAAGAACGTGCGGACGCGGGCAAGGAAGGCCCGGTGA